aaacaatataatcGGAACTACGTAAACAACAGTTTTAGGGTAAGTCCTCTAGTGTTGTGAATCATGTAATATCATGAACTATAAGTCTGTAATTTTCTGCTGCAGTTGCTTCTCTCATACATCATGACAACACAACTAAAGTTGTACCAACGAGCTAAAACTTCAGCATTGGGATCTTTGGATCGTAGTCTGTCAGAAGGGAAACCATCAAACCCTGAAAAAGATGTGTCGATCAGCACCCATTTGGACTGGATGaaattcaaaagcacaaattgCAACAGGTTACTCACCATGAtcgtccacttcctgttctctgcctCTGGGAAGACAAGAGAGCGCGAGGAGTAGAACACATTgtcatccacctcctccatcttacGGGGGAGACAGTGCAGGAAGGTCCAGTCCGGTTTGGcgacacttcctgtctgtggtggAACAGAACCAGGACATGGACTTGTAAAAACCTAAATGCAATTGGTTTGTTCTCAGACAGTTAAAGGAACTCATCAGGCAGATACTGTTTATCTGTGAACGGATGCAACAGTTGTGGTCTGCAGCTGTTCCCAGTTCGGGAGCAGCCCACAACAGCTGCCAGTTCCACACAAAATCTACCAGCACCTAATACTAACATAGCACCCTCCTTACCTGCATTGTAATCTGGTAGCCATGAAAATCCTTGAGcctctttttcttctcctcctcctgtcccatGCTGACCCAGGTGTCCGTCACCAAAACGTTGCTGTCATGAGCTGCCTCCATCGGGTCCGAGGTCAGTACCAGCTGGGTCCCGTGCtgacacaatatttaaacttgAGAGTTAGTAAAAGATCCTTAATGCTTGTGCTGGCTTTTATTAACAGTAACAGCTAAAGGCCCCACCTGTATGGACAGTCTCTGTGCCTCTTTAATCACACTCTGCTCTGGCTCATACCCCTATGAATGAGTGTTAGATCACTTCAGGCATTTTGTCTCAGTCACAGATTAAATGCACTATTAAAAATGACTACATGCACCTATAATAGCAAAATTATATACAATACACAACTAGTTAGATAAATAGGTCAAATGTGCACAATCATAAATTGTAAACCTTCGGTGTAGCGATCTTAAGATGAACTCCCAGTTTTGCTGCAGACATCATAAAGGAGTGGAGGACGTTGTTGCCATCTCCAATCCAACTCACTGTCAGTCCATCGAGGGACCCGTAATGCTCCTAGAAAGGAGGGGCAGTAGTTTAGCAAACAACATTTAATGGATAAGATACCAATAGTTGCAGTACCTGTAGGGTGAGGAAGTCAGCCAGAATCTGGATTGGGTGGTAGAGGTCAGATAGGCCATTGATAATAGGGACGGAGGCTTCCTTGTCTAGCTCCTCCAGCGTGGAGTGGCTGTATACCCGGGCCAAGACAATATCACAGAATCCTGAAAGAACCCTGTGATGGAAGTGTAGTGATTAGAAAGCTGCTGTAGTTCATATGACACGTGAAATGGGAGAGTCtggcagaaaaacacagctttaaaaaccTTTACCTTACAATTAAATATCATACAggttttttattattgtaatataaTCTAATTCACAGTGGCATTAGTTGACCTACCTTGCCGTGTCTACGCTACTCTCATTAACTCCCAGGTGGATGTCCTGAGAGGTCAGAAAACAGGGGTGACCCCCAAGCATAGCAAAACCTGGAATAGTTAGAGCAAGGCATGAATGTGAAACTTATacctttaaataaataagtacatAGCTGAATTTTAGTGCTGGGAGAGACCGTATATACAAAGAGCTGCTGTTCCAGGGACACTCTGAAAATCATGGTtcagcatttgttttgtgtccATATTAATGGCTTCACAGCACagagcacacatgcacagagctgACACTTCAAAACAGCCTCAGTGTAATAATTCTTGTATATTGGTATACTTTTTAATAGATTAAACCATAAACCCGTAATTGTAAGCAAAACCGACACCTGTTTCTGTGGacattctggttctggtgctccTCTTTTCAAATATCATGGCCAGTGACTTTCCTTGCAGAAGAGGAAGCCGCTGAAATAGAAATAACAGCTTTTTTAAGCGGTGTCATAGAAAAAAGCTTTTCGGTTTATTGAATGGACAGTGTGGCTGAATTATTTTTAGGTGGTGTCTGTTACCTCGTTTTGAACCTTTATCCGCTGTTTCAGATCCGCTGACACCCACAGCAACCTCTTGATTTCATCGGAGCTGTAGTCTTTCAACGTGAGACAGCTGCGACCCTTTAAACTCACCGAATCAATGGACGCGGCTCCAGTACTAAAACAAATACAGTCAGAATGCATCACTTTATAAATGTCACACTTCCATTGCAGATATGAATTCTGCTGAATAATCCGCAGTTTCTTACCCAAACGCTCGTGCCGATTGGTTTTGTAACGTTTTCAAATATTTGATCAGTGGATTGTTGACACAGACGAGTTTAGACATGGTCGCTCACGGTGGAACTCCAACGAAAGTGCAATGTTGTGAGGAGGTTTCGTCAGAAAGGAGACAGCTCTGCTTCCCTGAACGTCCCACATGCACCCACAGCTACAGGCAGCGTGGCGGCCGGAGCGCAGGGGGCGTGGCTTAATCTCCTGTCTTTACCACCAATCTGAAGGTAGCCAAAGAGGGGGAAGGGGGCGTGGCCTATTTTGTCCCGTCAATACACGTTATTCATTATATAAAGTGAACATAGTGGCATTAACTTTCAACATATTCGTCATTTAAATTCGGACCGTACTCCCACAGATTTGCCCGTTCAGCCCCTCCCTGACGCTTCTCTGATCCCCCGCACAcggtgggggaggagagggggaggtgtAAGGGGGAGAGCGCTGGAGATGACCGGACAGGCTGATGAGGACGTACCGGGTAAGAGTTCCTCGTGCCAGCTGCGcatttttagctttatttatgATCCCACTACTTGTCTGTTAGGGTTATTTAATAGGTTTAATAGTAAATTATAGCAAACGTGTGGTAAACGGGTTGCTATGTGTGTCAGGCTGCTACTTTAATCGCTTGAGTACCGACAGCAGGTTGGGCTGGGATTTAGCTGGTGTTAACTTAGAGAGCCTTCCCTTAAGTCTGTTTGAAGATGAATAACACACGTGTCATCAGAAACAGGAACCATATTCACATTTGGCAAGAGCGGCTTTGCTGCTAATGTGCCCAGTAAATTCTGGTTGAAGAATGACCACCCAGTTCAGATTTCATGCGGCGGAGAGCACACTGCAGTCATCACAGGTAGAAAATGCCTATTGGAATAATTAGTATTTTCTGAATAATAACTGAAATACAAATAACTGTAGTCAAATCAAACCCGTCTTTTCTGGACTGATTCTGCAGAAAATGGGAGGCTGCTTATGTTCGGTGTTAATACCTGGGGCCAGCTGGGCCTGGGACTTAAGGCTGCTGCCAGCAAACCGGTGTCTGTGAAAGGTATGTGAGGGCCTTTAAACTCACTATCAAAAGGAGAACGGCACATTCAAAAAGCAGCAAGCTGACTGTAGCAGACtgactatttataataatacaaCTATAGTATTGGTGGCTCAATTTCATTGAAGGACAGTGCAATAATGTtagttataaaatatatttgtacTTATGTTGACTTTATTTTCATTCTAGCCTTGAAGTCGGAGAAGGTGAAACTTGCAGCTTGTGGGAAAAACCACACAATAGTCTGCACATGTAAGGCAATATTTCTTTAGTGCAAGAACCTGTCCCAAACTGATTGTTACCATATTTGATTCAGACTTTTTTCCATATTTATAGGGCGGGGTAACATATATTGTGTTGGAAATAACCAGGAGGGACAGCTTGGCTTGGGCCACTGTAAAAACACTCCATCCTTTCAACTGCTTCATCCTTTCTGTGACTATGCACCACTCAAAATGGTGTCTGCAGGATATAACACCTCCGCTGCCTTAACAGGTTCAGTGACTGGtattaatgtaataaatgtCTCTGTCAGAGTCGTCCTGCTGCAGGATCAGACTATATTTGTCTGTCGCCCTtctgtttgcatgtgttgtTAGAGGATGGGAGGCTGTTTGTGTGGGGAGACAACTCTGTGGGACAGATCGGGTTAGGGGACGAGGGGTTCGCAGCACGACCCACACAGCTGGATGTTGGAGAAGCAGTGATATGGGTCTCCTGTGGGAACCAGCACTCAGCGCTTGTCACAGGTACAACAGCATTCAACCAAAGCTTAGTTTATAAGATAAGAGTTTTTTAAACACATAACATGGCCAAAATTCATAGTCCTTCATCTGTACACTACACTAAAACCTTTAACGTTGGAAGTCATATACTGTGGGCCGCATGCTGTGTTTGATTGGTCTCAGCGGATGGAAGCCTTTATACATTTGGAGAGAGTGCGTTTGGAAGACTGggtctgcaggtggagcagctggccaATCACAGAGTCCCGCAGCAAGTGCAAGGCATCGAGGGCCCGGTCATCCAGGTGTCCTGTGGAGCAGAGCACACGATAGCGCTTACTGGTAGGTTAACGCAATGGAATCTGTGACTCAAAACCCACAAGCCGAAATAGATCATTTCATGCTTTTAGTAGTAGTAACTCACTGctttataatataaaaatatcacCTTATcaaaaatttattttttctctttaaGGAGTCGTTTCACTACAATGTCAGATTTCTGAAGCAACAGAAAGTCTCAGGAGTCATtcacagtgtgttttaaaactTTTCAGTGTGCAAAATATTAATCATTAATTTTCATCAAATCAGATCAATGCAAAATAGGTCAATTTACTTGCATTTTAAAGTAACAGAAGCCGTATATACTGTAGCTTATGTCTCTACCACTCAGTATTGTTTCAATAAATTTACTGTGCCTGTTTCCCCTGTGCCAGATGAGAACGTCTACACGTTTGGCAGGGGTCAGTACGGCCAGCTGGGCCATGGCACGTTTCTGTTTGAGGTGGACTTGCCAAAACCACTGGGGCACTTTTCCAACAGCAACGTCAGACACGTGGCCTGCGGAGAGAACCACACGGCTGTTATCACAGGTTAGTTATCTTTACGGAGCACTGTGGTCAAAATCCACCAGTCAGTCGTACAGGAGTCAATATTCCGTCAATGAACTCACATGCATTAGCTGTTTGAGCGTTGAGGGCCACAAATTTGTATCCGTCAATTGTTTAAGTGTAATCAGGATGTAAGGGTGTAGAAATTAGTGAAAATATGATGTATTTCTTCCGCTCCACAGACAGTGGGCTTCTCTACACATTTGGTGATGGTCGTCATGGAAAACTGGGCTTAGCAGAGGAGAACTTCATCAACCAGTTCAGCCCAACACTTTGTACACGCTTTATCAAACACGATGTTCAGTTAGTAAGTGACTATAATGATAGTGGATACAAGTGGAGGTcagttgacctctgacctctgctagCTTGACCTCTGTGCCTGTGAATCTGTGGGTAGTGACAATGCTCAATACTAAACTTCATGTCCACTGTGTTGTCTAAGGTGTCCTGCGGTGGGGACCACATGCTGGTTCTGGCTGCACCCAGACTGCTAGAGAGCCAAGAAGTGCCAGAAAGGAACGTTACAATTGGGGACATTTGTTTGGACCCAAGTTACACGGAAATCTCTTTGGTTGGTCCTACTTCACTAGTCCCACTCTCGGCCCTACATGCTCGTGCCCGCCACAGAGAAAAAGTGAGAATATACTATAAAACTAATTAGCAAAGAGATTAGTGTAGTGTATTGTATAATTAGAAATTATAATGCTTGAGAtccatttaaattattttactaTTCCTGTTCTTTCCACTTGTGTAATTATGTTACTCTTTAGTAACTGTTTTAGAATTAGATTTTCTTTAAATTGTGTCATCTCAAGATAATTGCAGTCATTGTGTACAGTAGCTCCAGCAGGGAACAGTGTTGCTCCAATGCGTTGCTCTGCTGCAGTGCCGCTAACCAGCCGCTAGGGGGAGCTCTGTAGATGTGGTTTAAGCTCTTCCCTCAGTAAtgtctttttttgctgttttatctTCTCTTCATTTTCAGCAAAGCTCCGCCGAGCTGTTTGGGAAGATGTTTGAGAACCTCCCACATCTACATTCCGGCTTCCTCAACACCTCCTGGCCAACATCCAGAAGCATATTAACCACAAAAACCCCTTCAAAGAACATTACCAGCCGTTCTTCATCACCCAAACCCCAATCAGACATGGCACCGAGCACACCACGCTCCCCCAGATCTCCTTCCAAAGCATCCCGCAgtcctttgttttcctctgtaCCATCAAGTCCATTTTCTCAGTCATCACACACCACCTCTAAGTCTAAGCCTAAAGAGTTGCCTTCATCCTTACTGTTGCCTAATTCCATTAATAAACTCAACATCCCAGTCTCCCCAGGGAAGACTACAAAACAAGTACATGGAGCGGTGACTGCTAAAAAGAACTCAAATGACAAACTGTCCTCAGCTCAATCCCCTGTAGAACCATGTAGCCCCAACAGACCTCCTCCTCAGGTTTCCAATAAACAtgcgagagaggaggagcatgCTGCCTTACCACAAACAGGTATGCTCAATTCATGGTTTGTAGccacagctgagctgaggttTATTCAGCAAATCCATAAAAATATATTGGTACCGTGCAGCAGTTAAACCAagcgttgttgtttttctttcagctgGAGAATCGATTGAAAGACAAATGATCActggagagagaagaaggaaaaaagacaATTCCAAGGATTTGTTAAGCATGGTGAGAGAAAACGTGATTTTTAAAAGCTCCTTAGTCATTTACTTGCCTTTTACagaacagagaaacacacactgcagctcgtTGTCCACAGAGCGTACTTATAGTGAGCTGAACATCATTTCCCTCTTTTGGCTTCTTGGTCATGGTCCAGATTATGTGCACTCCAGGGCAGAAAGCAGCAACTCACAGACTTTTCCAGAAAATGTGCATAGGTCAGCATACAGCtgcaagtgtgtgtctgcagataGAGTTTCCACTAGTACAACACTGAGGCCAATGTGAAATTGAATTCACTGTTTTGGTGTGCTACGTTTTCACGGTTTGCTCCTTCTCCAAGAAGGTCTGTAATAAATCTACTCAAAGCAGATTTAGATATTTGGATTGTGTCTGCCAACACGCAAATGTGTTTTGgctccagtcacacacacacacacacacacacgcacacgcacgcacacacacagagttctTTCAAAAAGTTGGCAGAAATCTTGCCACATCTCATCAATGTTTTCACAGCCAGAGATGAAGCAAGCTGTAAAGTGTCCTACATTGCGTTGAGGGCAGCGTAGTGCAGAATGTGTCTTGGAAGTGTTCAGCAACATGTATTCAAGTATATGAAGATTGACTTCCCTAAAATATGACACATGACAGTCCACATGTAGTGTGTGAGTAGCCCATTAATGAGCACAGCAATCAATGTTGGGTTTGAgacatcatttttaaaatacacaATCTCTGTAATTTATTacaggagagaagaaaggccTTGCCCACAGAACACCTGAAGGTCTCCAGCTCCTTAAAGAGAGAATTGTCTTCACTGAAGatcacagaaaaaaagcaaGTCACATCTAAAGGAAAAGAGAACGTAACCAATCAGCCCATGAAAACTAAAACGCAAGACAAACAACATCAAAAGGATTTCTCCCATTTGAAATCATCAAAACACGGTAAAGCGGAACAAGAGCTGGGCCCAAAACCGACACGCTCTGCTCAGAAGGCGCTGACTGAAGCACAGGCTAAAGTGAAGAATAGAAATCTGGGCGACACTAATGCAAACAGAGAGAATGTAAAATATCACACGCACAGGGAGAAAACTAAAGCAGCGGCAGGGGCCAATAAAGCCACAAACAGACAAGAAATACGCAGCATACCTGAGCAAAGTGGACGATCAACATCTGTAGAAGGAGCAAAAGAAGAAGCATGTGTTCAGAGTAGAACAACGGATGTAAAACCAGTAGAAGGTGAAGGACAACAGGAGATGCAGCCAGTTAAATCAACTTCAGCACAGTATCTGCAAAAGGTTAAATC
This genomic interval from Betta splendens chromosome 21, fBetSpl5.4, whole genome shotgun sequence contains the following:
- the otc gene encoding ornithine transcarbamylase, mitochondrial, producing MSKLVCVNNPLIKYLKTLQNQSARAFGTGAASIDSVSLKGRSCLTLKDYSSDEIKRLLWVSADLKQRIKVQNERLPLLQGKSLAMIFEKRSTRTRMSTETGFAMLGGHPCFLTSQDIHLGVNESSVDTARVLSGFCDIVLARVYSHSTLEELDKEASVPIINGLSDLYHPIQILADFLTLQEHYGSLDGLTVSWIGDGNNVLHSFMMSAAKLGVHLKIATPKGYEPEQSVIKEAQRLSIQHGTQLVLTSDPMEAAHDSNVLVTDTWVSMGQEEEKKKRLKDFHGYQITMQTGSVAKPDWTFLHCLPRKMEEVDDNVFYSSRSLVFPEAENRKWTIMGLMVSLLTDYDPKIPMLKF
- the rpgra gene encoding X-linked retinitis pigmentosa GTPase regulator isoform X1, encoding MTGQADEDVPETGTIFTFGKSGFAANVPSKFWLKNDHPVQISCGGEHTAVITENGRLLMFGVNTWGQLGLGLKAAASKPVSVKALKSEKVKLAACGKNHTIVCTWRGNIYCVGNNQEGQLGLGHCKNTPSFQLLHPFCDYAPLKMVSAGYNTSAALTEDGRLFVWGDNSVGQIGLGDEGFAARPTQLDVGEAVIWVSCGNQHSALVTADGSLYTFGESAFGRLGLQVEQLANHRVPQQVQGIEGPVIQVSCGAEHTIALTDENVYTFGRGQYGQLGHGTFLFEVDLPKPLGHFSNSNVRHVACGENHTAVITDSGLLYTFGDGRHGKLGLAEENFINQFSPTLCTRFIKHDVQLVSCGGDHMLVLAAPRLLESQEVPERNVTIGDICLDPSYTEISLVGPTSLVPLSALHARARHREKQSSAELFGKMFENLPHLHSGFLNTSWPTSRSILTTKTPSKNITSRSSSPKPQSDMAPSTPRSPRSPSKASRSPLFSSVPSSPFSQSSHTTSKSKPKELPSSLLLPNSINKLNIPVSPGKTTKQVHGAVTAKKNSNDKLSSAQSPVEPCSPNRPPPQVSNKHAREEEHAALPQTAGESIERQMITGERRRKKDNSKDLLSMERRKALPTEHLKVSSSLKRELSSLKITEKKQVTSKGKENVTNQPMKTKTQDKQHQKDFSHLKSSKHGKAEQELGPKPTRSAQKALTEAQAKVKNRNLGDTNANRENVKYHTHREKTKAAAGANKATNRQEIRSIPEQSGRSTSVEGAKEEACVQSRTTDVKPVEGEGQQEMQPVKSTSAQYLQKVKSITNKGQSKTLNVKSAQVKNAAGDETSLSLRSSPVKVKGKRQHVTSTAVKSQSKHDENTKSRKEGNTVEKDPTPAKISSQKMKGKPADKLTLAGADSIKTESQKKSKESKLKGKARPEEIQMKGAANAESTGDKKAKVSKRTEASSLKEAANAVTSQSCKRPEPVPNKSLQSSDPESTRDDAKPTPAYGEILTNVASLLPAAALAGSAVGLISDAVTSIQSLQSDNDSATSQKKKQKQIMKQRAIMQHSFSSTLSDLSSASDQPGQSTKEAGSAVQEESNNSEAQEEDEEVESVEDDEEEKDSNDDEEEAEKETDNETDQDEGEEKTSSSSEEEDESSEKGDATEAEEEEAESEESSEEMNESESDSEVNEAAEDKEESETSSEAESNEEEEAETSEDEEDEGGDESENTAESKSEETEDGDREGSDTSVADEDEEGETEEQKDDEDSTETEDKEKSSEEGEETDENEEDNDDEKAEDTSDENEEEEEHSESEEDEDDGESEEKENKSEEEKNEEDEEEEEEEEEDEEEAVEEEEEEEESVEEEEEEEESVEEEEEEEEVAEEVEEGEEDEEAAEEEEEGEEDEEAAEEEEEGEEESEYEEKQKTRTKKSMEPNKKIMVETEEEDEEEEEGDKEEEEVEDSDDKKNDSLIKRKPEKRPQNQREERKPQQTKAKKGYDSEESEDESEEEEENEEEEEREDEDEDEEEESEGKEVVPKGKQGKKLVKEEQETEEEEEGEEEEEEEEEEEEEKKENVKSTKIKQDQPQKLKEKPKPAPRTRERTPGDKKPGESQQFWDNVLPQYLDLQ